One genomic region from Drosophila subpulchrella strain 33 F10 #4 breed RU33 chromosome 2R, RU_Dsub_v1.1 Primary Assembly, whole genome shotgun sequence encodes:
- the LOC119551841 gene encoding serine protease filzig isoform X1, which translates to MFKWVTPASTATLSRCTTTTRTATTATATRTTKPQLLSIALTSLIIIVASFVPTTSGFRSIETNGGGRKLFGGYRITPKHCRATKTLPSSDPRANGPTICMFNHECAQRGGEVVGACMDGFLFGACCQIPPTHELASTLINEAQNAYFQQHQQQTKIQQAAAQSSFESYGEQSQQQQSLSEEQVAPQPSQNIYDQQNPQPSQNNYDQQNPQPSQNIYDQQNPQPSQNIYDQQNPQPSQNIYDQQNLDKVYQQLGSSSISPPSGAYGAEPESEPEPETEPPVRDEPGYSSSSASTETTQSQPSSASVEFEQEPSQQVDISSEQTTQKITKQPIQPPSFHVHKHSVTINSPSSPPQNDDFVMQVLSTLPPEHADDHHIVFTTEVPTKIASGLQEQTSSESNSFEEVSSTPAATQKPKTKPTQKATQKPTQKPTPKPTQKATQKPTQKPTPKPTQKPKPNPVPQLAETMKRPIQQKPQPQPVVKPQPSPKPAQSSNIHQHNHNHLILDGGEFTHSDITHPGADADLVEDLQFSTGYGPQPVYAEPPKQQEQQPQQPPEQSYITSSTSAKRPTSGQNSPTTVSSITTHVDSIESIILQLNNTSHGPSYNVVSQQTPSYGYPGAGQVHTEPATQPPTFYQENEAEKVQEQESQSQEYGYTTTLGYESSYEKVSDEQEASATVSQSAEMPTARPGYGEDVSAVLEDHTMPANGYHDAEASVAPQTSEFNKMPTGIAYPVDMSYMEEEENLPTTAAGYGQVSSDSFESSTDAVYQKLSTVQTEQPQPVPTYVRPTTNANKQNRPVASYIGMVTMQHYNPQSGNGDYQAQVPAEVSVSSHTTKVQEQFDDTSNAYQQSETTSGYVSPPTSAPPAAQRPQYDAVQEDASSERPVLVTASPRPRPKPSTKRPAIKRPISVENIKRKPQPQPSAGAYNQEKISEQSTRKPVSTGYDNVPESPITHIQIKKPAANHHKEHDQSGYPRPANPVYEQTTAAAPAPAAPALNYDKPDAPLSQFDQPSAPSVGYEQLAPMPSLVFDEEHVASSPVRKPSTSKPISTSYVTGPSTPRPPATVDYHYDNVPPLFMADDKLDAFIQSTAENIVGSTPGNYQPPLVATASTPIYAQRPTSSGVYGHKKPGFVQINGTPKPPRPTVLITPKPTAINLVTYSSLSDDSNKLATSSFVTGRPGSQGISANDFEDPGYFGSSPVHVAFTQSTTEAIYAVPSDDKPAFPGYFGPTPSYPAFSVPGEKVGQNVMEETYTSPNDFVNFPPVRNPNLNMSAASSAVTSDLDLSTPSFVEDVVLKDKMHTLVHKLVASLQGNFDALADMIEEPGSNKTAATYQAGAGGAAKPVRVATTRKPVRVATTTRPKVTTKKPVTRVTTKAPNKKTSTVSSTTRKPVTRRTTVAAKVTTTTRKPATKKPTRRVSSTVKTTTVSSARPAADEIVDEEDEEDVNPNPSDNEVDQGATLSSYGGANGRKIQCGVRPHVKSGRIVGGKGSTFGAFPWQVLVRESTWLGLFTKNKCGGVLITSRYVITAAHCQPGFLASLVAVMGEFDISGDLESKRSVTKNVKRVIVHRQYDPATFENDLALLELDTPVQFDTHIVPICMPNDVADFTGRMATVTGWGRLKYGGGVPSVLQEVQVPIIENSVCQEMFHTAGHNKKILTSFLCAGYANGQKDSCEGDSGGPLVLQRPDGRYELAGTVSHGIKCAAPYLPGVYMRTTFYKPWLRSITGVK; encoded by the exons ATGTTTAAGTGGGTTACGCCGGCCTCAACGGCAACGTTGTCCCGCTGCACAACAACAACGAGAACAGCAACTACAGCGACAGCGACGAGAACAACAAAACCACAACTACTTTCCATCGCTTTAACAagtttaataataatagtcGCATCATTTGTGCCGACAACAAGTGGATTTAGATCAATTGAAACGAATGGCG GAGGTCGCAAGTTGTTTGGAGGCTACCGCATCACCCCGAAGCACTGCCGAGCCACCAAGACGCTACCCAGCTCTGATCCGCGGGCCAATGGACCCACCATCTGCATGTTCAACCACGAGTGCGCCCAGAGGGGCGGCGAGGTGGTGGGCGCCTGCATGGACGGCTTCCTGTTCGGCGCCTGCTGCCAGATCCCGCCCACCCACGAGCTGGCCAGCACGTTGATCAACGAGGCCCAGAACGCATACTtccagcagcaccagcagcagacGAAGATCCAGCAGGCGGCGGCCCAATCCTCGTTCGAGAGCTACGGTGAGCagtcccagcagcagcaatccTTGAGCGAGGAGCAGGTGGCCCCGCAGCCATCGCAGAACATCTACGATCAGCAGAACCCGCAGCCATCGCAGAACAACTACGATCAGCAGAACCCGCAGCCTTCGCAGAACATCTACGATCAGCAGAACCCACAGCCTTCGCAGAACATCTACGATCAGCAGAACCCGCAGCCTTCGCAGAACATCTACGATCAGCAGAACCTGGACAAGGTGTACCAGCAGttgggcagcagcagcatcagtcCACCCAGCGGTGCTTATGGGGCTGAGCCGGAGTCGGAGCCAGAGCCAGAAACGGAGCCACCGGTTAGGGATGAGCCTGGATACTCCAGCAGCAGTGCGTCCACCGAGACCACCCAGTCGCAGCCTTCCTCCGCCAGTGTGGAGTTCGAACAGGAGCCCTCGCAGCAGGTGGACATCTCCAGCGAGCAGACCACCCAGAAGATCACCAAACAACCGATCCAGCCACCAAGTTTCCATGTCCACAAGCACTCCGTGACCATCAACTCACCCTCGTCGCCTCCCCAGAATGATGACTTCGTGATGCAGGTGCTCAGTACTTTGCCACCAGAGCATGCCGATGATCATCACATCGTCTTCACCACCGAGGTGCCCACGAAGATTGCCAGCGGCTTGCAGGAACAAACGAGCTCCGAGTCCAACTCCTTCGAGGAGGTTTCCTCGACGCCAGCAGCCACTCAAAAACCCAAGACTAAGCCCACTCAGAAGGCCACTCAGAAGCCCACGCAGAAGCCCACTCCAAAGCCCACGCAGAAAGCCACCCAGAAACCCACCCAGAAACCCACTCCAAAGCCCACGCAGAAACCCAAGCCGAATCCTGTTCCCCAGTTGGCGGAGACCATGAAGCGACCCATCCAGCAGAAGCCACAACCCCAGCCGGTGGTGAAACCCCAGCCAAGTCCAAAACCTGCGCAGTCGTCCAACATCCACCAGCACAACCACAACCATTTGATCCTGGATGGCGGAGAGTTCACGCACAGTGATATCACTCACCCCGGAGCAGATGCCGATCTTGTGGAGGATCTGCAGTTCTCCACGGGCTATGGACCCCAGCCTGTATACGCGGAACCACCAAAGCAGCAGGAACAACAGCCACAACAGCCGCCGGAGCAGAGCTACATCACATCCAGCACTAGTGCCAAACGTCCAACGAGCGGACAGAACAGCCCCACCACAGTTTCCTCGATTACCACCCATGTGGACTCCATCGAATCCATCATCCTGCAGCTGAACAATACCAGCCATGGTCCCAGTTACAACGTGGTGAGCCAGCAGACACCATCATACGGATACCCCGGTGCTGGGCAAGTTCACACCGAGCCAGCCACCCAGCCCCCAACATTCTACCAGGAAAACGAGGCGGAGAAGGTCCAGGAACAGGAGTCTCAGTCGCAGGAATACGGTTATACCACCACACTTGGCTACGAGTCCTCCTACGAAAAGGTTTCCGACGAGCAGGAGGCCTCGGCAACTGTCAGCCAGTCCGCCGAGATGCCCACCGCGCGTCCTGGTTACGGAGAAGATGTCTCCGCCGTGCTTGAGGATCACACGATGCCCGCCAATGGCTACCATGATGCAGAGGCCTCAGTTGCTCCGCAGACCTCAGAGTTCAACAAGATGCCCACGGGCATTGCTTACCCGGTGGATATGTCTTAcatggaggaggaggagaattTGCCGACCACGGCCGCGGGTTATGGCCAGGTGAGCAGTGACTCCTTCGAGTCCAGCACCGATGCCGTATACCAGAAGCTCTCCACCGTCCAAACGGAGCAGCCGCAGCCAGTGCCAACGTACGTGCGTCCCACCACCAATGCCAACAAGCAGAATCGCCCAGTGGCCTCCTACATTGGAATGGTGACCATGCAGCACTACAACCCGCAGTCCGGAAATGGTGACTACCAGGCCCAAGTTCCCGCCGAAGTGTCCGTGTCCTCCCACACCACCAAGGTCCAGGAGCAGTTCGACGACACCTCCAATGCCTACCAGCAATCGGAGACCACCTCCGGCTATGTATCCCCACCAACATCTGCTCCTCCGGCAGCTCAGCGACCACAGTACGACGCTGTGCAGGAAGATGCATCCTCGGAGCGACCCGTTCTGGTGACCGCCAGTCCCAGGCCTCGACCCAAGCCCAGCACCAAGCGACCTGCCATAAAGAGACCCATCAGCGTGGAAAACATCAAGAGGAAGCCGCAGCCACAGCCAAGTGCTGGTGCCTACAACCAGGAGAAGATCAGCGAGCAGAGCACCAGAAAACCCGTGTCCACTGGATACGACAATGTACCCGAGTCGCCCATCACGCACATTCAGATCAAGAAGCCAGCGGCCAATCATCACAAGGAACACGACCAGAGTGGCTACCCCAGGCCAGCTAATCCAGTATACGAACAGACCACTGCCGCAGCTCCTGCGCCAGCTGCTCCGGCTCTCAACTACGACAAGCCAGATGCCCCGCTCAGCCAGTTCGACCAGCCATCCGCTCCATCTGTCGGCTACGAACAGCTGGCGCCGATGCCATCGCTTGTCTTCGATGAGGAGCATGTGGCCAGCTCGCCGGTAAGGAAGCCATCGACGTCCAAGCCCATTTCCACCAGCTATGTGACCGGACCCAGCACTCCACGTCCTCCGGCCACCGTCGACTATCACTACGATAATGTACCTCCACTGTTCATGGCGGACGACAAGCTGGACGCCTTCATCCAGAGCACGGCGGAGAACATTGTGGGCTCTACTCCGGGCAACTACCAACCCCCGCTGGTGGCCACAGCCTCGACGCCCATCTACGCCCAAAGGCCAACCAGCAGTGGTGTCTATGGACACAAGAAGCCTGGCTTCGTGCAGATCAATGGCACACCCAAGCCTCCCAGGCCGACGGTGCTCATCACACCCAAGCCCACCGCCATTAACCTGGTGACCTACAGCTCCTTGAGTGACGATAGCAACAAACTGGCCACCAGCTCCTTTGTGACCGGAAGACCAGGATCACAGGGCATTAGTGCCAACGACTTCGAGGATCCCGGATACTTTGGCAGCAGTCCCGTGCACGTGGCCTTCACGCAATCCACCACAGAGGCCATCTATGCAGTTCCCTCCGACGACAAGCCGGCGTTCCCCGGATACTTTGGACCTACGCCCTCGTATCCCGCCTTCTCGGTTCCGGGCGAGAAGGTCGGTCAGAATGTGATGGAGGAGACCTACACGTCGCCCAATGACTTCGTGAATTTCCCGCCTGTGAGAAATCCCAATCTCAACATGTCGGCTGCCTCCAGCGCAGTGACCAGCGACCTGGACCTTTCCACCCCCTCCTTTGTAGAGGATGTGGTGCTGAAGGACAAGATGCACACGCTGGTCCACAAGTTGGTAGCCTCGCTGCAGGGTAATTTCGATGCCTTGGCCGATATGATCGAGGAACCGGGAAGCAACAAGACCGCGGCCACCTACCAGGCcggagcaggaggagcagcCAAGCCGGTGAGAGTGGCAACCACGCGCAAACCCGTGAGGGtagccaccaccaccagaccgAAGGTCACCACCAAAAAACCCGTGACCCGGGTCACGACCAAGGCTCCCAACAAGAAGACATCCACCGTCAGCAGCACCACCCGCAAGCCCGTAACCCGTCGCACCACCGTGGCCGCCAAGGTAACCACCACCACCCGGAAGCCGGCGACCAAGAAGCCAACCCGTCGCGTGAGCAGCACCGTGAAGACCACCACCGTGAGCTCGGCCAGACCGGCGGCCGATGAGATCGTGGACGAGGAGGACGAAGAGGACGTCAACCCGAACCCCAGCGACAACGAGGTCGACCAGGGCGCCACCCTGAGTTCCTACGGCGGAGCCAACGGCCGGAAGATTC AGTGCGGTGTGCGGCCCCATGTCAAGTCCGGCCGCATCGTCGGCGGCAAGGGCTCCACTTTCGGCGCCTTCCCCTGGCAGGTCCTCGTCCGGGAGTCCACCTGGCTGGGCCTGTTCACCAAGAACAAGTGCGGCGGCGTCCTCATCACCAGCCGCTACGTCATCACCGCCGCCCATTGTCAGCCCGG TTTCCTGGCCTCGCTGGTGGCCGTCATGGGTGAATTCGACATCTCCGGCGACCTGGAGAGCAAGCGCTCTGTGACAAAGAATGTGAAGCGTGTCATCGTCCACCGGCAATACGATCCGGCCACCTTCGAAAATGATCTGGCCCTGCTGGAATTGGACACTCCAGTGCAGTTTGATACCCATATAG TGCCCATTTGCATGCCCAATGATGTGGCGGACTTCACTGGACGCATGGCCACCGTGACCGGCTGGGGTCGCCTCAAGTACGGCGGAGGAGTGCCCTCCGTTCTGCAGGAGGTGCAG GTGCCGATTATCGAGAACAGCGTTTGCCAGGAAATGTTCCACACTGCTGGCCACAACAAGAAGATTCTCACCTCCTTCCTGTGCGCCGGATATGCCAATGGCCAAAAGGACTCTTGCGAG GGTGACAGTGGCGGTCCGCTGGTGCTGCAGCGACCCGACGGGCGCTACGAGTTGGCCGGAACCGTTTCCCACGGCATCAAGTGTGCGGCGCCGTATCTGCCCGGCGTCTATATGCGCACCACCTTCTACAAGCCGTGGCTGCGCAGCATAACGGGCGTGAAATAA
- the LOC119551841 gene encoding serine protease filzig isoform X3: MFKWVTPASTATLSRCTTTTRTATTATATRTTKPQLLSIALTSLIIIVASFVPTTSGFRSIETNGGGRKLFGGYRITPKHCRATKTLPSSDPRANGPTICMFNHECAQRGGEVVGACMDGFLFGACCQIPPTHELASTLINEAQNAYFQQHQQQTKIQQAAAQSSFESYGEQSQQQQSLSEEQVAPQPSQNIYDQQNPQPSQNNYDQQNPQPSQNIYDQQNPQPSQNIYDQQNPQPSQNIYDQQNLDKVYQQLGSSSISPPSGAYGAEPESEPEPETEPPVRDEPGYSSSSASTETTQSQPSSASVEFEQEPSQQVDISSEQTTQKITKQPIQPPSFHVHKHSVTINSPSSPPQNDDFVMQVLSTLPPEHADDHHIVFTTEVPTKIASGLQEQTSSESNSFEEVSSTPAATQKPKTKPTQKATQKPTQKPTPKPTQKATQKPTQKPTPKPTQKPKPNPVPQLAETMKRPIQQKPQPQPVVKPQPSPKPAQSSNIHQHNHNHLILDGGEFTHSDITHPGADADLVEDLQFSTGYGPQPVYAEPPKQQEQQPQQPPEQSYITSSTSAKRPTSGQNSPTTVSSITTHVDSIESIILQLNNTSHGPSYNVVSQQTPSYGYPGAGQVHTEPATQPPTFYQENEAEKVQEQESQSQEYGYTTTLGYESSYEKVSDEQEASATVSQSAEMPTARPGYGEDVSAVLEDHTMPANGYHDAEASVAPQTSEFNKMPTGIAYPVDMSYMEEEENLPTTAAGYGQVSSDSFESSTDAVYQKLSTVQTEQPQPVPTYVRPTTNANKQNRPVASYIGMVTMQHYNPQSGNGDYQAQVPAEVSVSSHTTKVQEQFDDTSNAYQQSETTSGYVSPPTSAPPAAQRPQYDAVQEDASSERPVLVTASPRPRPKPSTKRPAIKRPISVENIKRKPQPQPSAGAYNQEKISEQSTRKPVSTGYDNVPESPITHIQIKKPAANHHKEHDQSGYPRPANPVYEQTTAAAPAPAAPALNYDKPDAPLSQFDQPSAPSVGYEQLAPMPSLVFDEEHVASSPVRKPSTSKPISTSYVTGPSTPRPPATVDYHYDNVPPLFMADDKLDAFIQSTAENIVGSTPGNYQPPLVATASTPIYAQRPTSSGVYGHKKPGFVQINGTPKPPRPTVLITPKPTAINLVTYSSLSDDSNKLATSSFVTGRPGSQGISANDFEDPGYFGSSPVHVAFTQSTTEAIYAVPSDDKPAFPGYFGPTPSYPAFSVPGEKVGQNVMEETYTSPNDFVNFPPVRNPNLNMSAASSAVTSDLDLSTPSFVEDVVLKDKMHTLVHKLVASLQGNFDALADMIEEPGSNKTAATYQAGAGGAAKPVRVATTRKPVRVATTTRPKVTTKKPVTRVTTKAPNKKTSTVSSTTRKPVTRRTTVAAKVTTTTRKPATKKPTRRVSSTVKTTTVSSARPAADEIVDEEDEEDVNPNPSDNEVDQGATLSSYGGANGRKIHSTSRTLPTPNLAFHSPSTECGVRPHVKSGRIVGGKGSTFGAFPWQVLVRESTWLGLFTKNKCGGVLITSRYVITAAHCQPGFLASLVAVMGEFDISGDLESKRSVTKNVKRVIVHRQYDPATFENDLALLELDTPVQFDTHIVPICMPNDVADFTGRMATVTGWGRLKYGGGVPSVLQEVQVPIIENSVCQEMFHTAGHNKKILTSFLCAGYANGQKDSCEGDSGGPLVLQRPDGRYELAGTVSHGIKCAAPYLPGVYMRTTFYKPWLRSITGVK, translated from the exons ATGTTTAAGTGGGTTACGCCGGCCTCAACGGCAACGTTGTCCCGCTGCACAACAACAACGAGAACAGCAACTACAGCGACAGCGACGAGAACAACAAAACCACAACTACTTTCCATCGCTTTAACAagtttaataataatagtcGCATCATTTGTGCCGACAACAAGTGGATTTAGATCAATTGAAACGAATGGCG GAGGTCGCAAGTTGTTTGGAGGCTACCGCATCACCCCGAAGCACTGCCGAGCCACCAAGACGCTACCCAGCTCTGATCCGCGGGCCAATGGACCCACCATCTGCATGTTCAACCACGAGTGCGCCCAGAGGGGCGGCGAGGTGGTGGGCGCCTGCATGGACGGCTTCCTGTTCGGCGCCTGCTGCCAGATCCCGCCCACCCACGAGCTGGCCAGCACGTTGATCAACGAGGCCCAGAACGCATACTtccagcagcaccagcagcagacGAAGATCCAGCAGGCGGCGGCCCAATCCTCGTTCGAGAGCTACGGTGAGCagtcccagcagcagcaatccTTGAGCGAGGAGCAGGTGGCCCCGCAGCCATCGCAGAACATCTACGATCAGCAGAACCCGCAGCCATCGCAGAACAACTACGATCAGCAGAACCCGCAGCCTTCGCAGAACATCTACGATCAGCAGAACCCACAGCCTTCGCAGAACATCTACGATCAGCAGAACCCGCAGCCTTCGCAGAACATCTACGATCAGCAGAACCTGGACAAGGTGTACCAGCAGttgggcagcagcagcatcagtcCACCCAGCGGTGCTTATGGGGCTGAGCCGGAGTCGGAGCCAGAGCCAGAAACGGAGCCACCGGTTAGGGATGAGCCTGGATACTCCAGCAGCAGTGCGTCCACCGAGACCACCCAGTCGCAGCCTTCCTCCGCCAGTGTGGAGTTCGAACAGGAGCCCTCGCAGCAGGTGGACATCTCCAGCGAGCAGACCACCCAGAAGATCACCAAACAACCGATCCAGCCACCAAGTTTCCATGTCCACAAGCACTCCGTGACCATCAACTCACCCTCGTCGCCTCCCCAGAATGATGACTTCGTGATGCAGGTGCTCAGTACTTTGCCACCAGAGCATGCCGATGATCATCACATCGTCTTCACCACCGAGGTGCCCACGAAGATTGCCAGCGGCTTGCAGGAACAAACGAGCTCCGAGTCCAACTCCTTCGAGGAGGTTTCCTCGACGCCAGCAGCCACTCAAAAACCCAAGACTAAGCCCACTCAGAAGGCCACTCAGAAGCCCACGCAGAAGCCCACTCCAAAGCCCACGCAGAAAGCCACCCAGAAACCCACCCAGAAACCCACTCCAAAGCCCACGCAGAAACCCAAGCCGAATCCTGTTCCCCAGTTGGCGGAGACCATGAAGCGACCCATCCAGCAGAAGCCACAACCCCAGCCGGTGGTGAAACCCCAGCCAAGTCCAAAACCTGCGCAGTCGTCCAACATCCACCAGCACAACCACAACCATTTGATCCTGGATGGCGGAGAGTTCACGCACAGTGATATCACTCACCCCGGAGCAGATGCCGATCTTGTGGAGGATCTGCAGTTCTCCACGGGCTATGGACCCCAGCCTGTATACGCGGAACCACCAAAGCAGCAGGAACAACAGCCACAACAGCCGCCGGAGCAGAGCTACATCACATCCAGCACTAGTGCCAAACGTCCAACGAGCGGACAGAACAGCCCCACCACAGTTTCCTCGATTACCACCCATGTGGACTCCATCGAATCCATCATCCTGCAGCTGAACAATACCAGCCATGGTCCCAGTTACAACGTGGTGAGCCAGCAGACACCATCATACGGATACCCCGGTGCTGGGCAAGTTCACACCGAGCCAGCCACCCAGCCCCCAACATTCTACCAGGAAAACGAGGCGGAGAAGGTCCAGGAACAGGAGTCTCAGTCGCAGGAATACGGTTATACCACCACACTTGGCTACGAGTCCTCCTACGAAAAGGTTTCCGACGAGCAGGAGGCCTCGGCAACTGTCAGCCAGTCCGCCGAGATGCCCACCGCGCGTCCTGGTTACGGAGAAGATGTCTCCGCCGTGCTTGAGGATCACACGATGCCCGCCAATGGCTACCATGATGCAGAGGCCTCAGTTGCTCCGCAGACCTCAGAGTTCAACAAGATGCCCACGGGCATTGCTTACCCGGTGGATATGTCTTAcatggaggaggaggagaattTGCCGACCACGGCCGCGGGTTATGGCCAGGTGAGCAGTGACTCCTTCGAGTCCAGCACCGATGCCGTATACCAGAAGCTCTCCACCGTCCAAACGGAGCAGCCGCAGCCAGTGCCAACGTACGTGCGTCCCACCACCAATGCCAACAAGCAGAATCGCCCAGTGGCCTCCTACATTGGAATGGTGACCATGCAGCACTACAACCCGCAGTCCGGAAATGGTGACTACCAGGCCCAAGTTCCCGCCGAAGTGTCCGTGTCCTCCCACACCACCAAGGTCCAGGAGCAGTTCGACGACACCTCCAATGCCTACCAGCAATCGGAGACCACCTCCGGCTATGTATCCCCACCAACATCTGCTCCTCCGGCAGCTCAGCGACCACAGTACGACGCTGTGCAGGAAGATGCATCCTCGGAGCGACCCGTTCTGGTGACCGCCAGTCCCAGGCCTCGACCCAAGCCCAGCACCAAGCGACCTGCCATAAAGAGACCCATCAGCGTGGAAAACATCAAGAGGAAGCCGCAGCCACAGCCAAGTGCTGGTGCCTACAACCAGGAGAAGATCAGCGAGCAGAGCACCAGAAAACCCGTGTCCACTGGATACGACAATGTACCCGAGTCGCCCATCACGCACATTCAGATCAAGAAGCCAGCGGCCAATCATCACAAGGAACACGACCAGAGTGGCTACCCCAGGCCAGCTAATCCAGTATACGAACAGACCACTGCCGCAGCTCCTGCGCCAGCTGCTCCGGCTCTCAACTACGACAAGCCAGATGCCCCGCTCAGCCAGTTCGACCAGCCATCCGCTCCATCTGTCGGCTACGAACAGCTGGCGCCGATGCCATCGCTTGTCTTCGATGAGGAGCATGTGGCCAGCTCGCCGGTAAGGAAGCCATCGACGTCCAAGCCCATTTCCACCAGCTATGTGACCGGACCCAGCACTCCACGTCCTCCGGCCACCGTCGACTATCACTACGATAATGTACCTCCACTGTTCATGGCGGACGACAAGCTGGACGCCTTCATCCAGAGCACGGCGGAGAACATTGTGGGCTCTACTCCGGGCAACTACCAACCCCCGCTGGTGGCCACAGCCTCGACGCCCATCTACGCCCAAAGGCCAACCAGCAGTGGTGTCTATGGACACAAGAAGCCTGGCTTCGTGCAGATCAATGGCACACCCAAGCCTCCCAGGCCGACGGTGCTCATCACACCCAAGCCCACCGCCATTAACCTGGTGACCTACAGCTCCTTGAGTGACGATAGCAACAAACTGGCCACCAGCTCCTTTGTGACCGGAAGACCAGGATCACAGGGCATTAGTGCCAACGACTTCGAGGATCCCGGATACTTTGGCAGCAGTCCCGTGCACGTGGCCTTCACGCAATCCACCACAGAGGCCATCTATGCAGTTCCCTCCGACGACAAGCCGGCGTTCCCCGGATACTTTGGACCTACGCCCTCGTATCCCGCCTTCTCGGTTCCGGGCGAGAAGGTCGGTCAGAATGTGATGGAGGAGACCTACACGTCGCCCAATGACTTCGTGAATTTCCCGCCTGTGAGAAATCCCAATCTCAACATGTCGGCTGCCTCCAGCGCAGTGACCAGCGACCTGGACCTTTCCACCCCCTCCTTTGTAGAGGATGTGGTGCTGAAGGACAAGATGCACACGCTGGTCCACAAGTTGGTAGCCTCGCTGCAGGGTAATTTCGATGCCTTGGCCGATATGATCGAGGAACCGGGAAGCAACAAGACCGCGGCCACCTACCAGGCcggagcaggaggagcagcCAAGCCGGTGAGAGTGGCAACCACGCGCAAACCCGTGAGGGtagccaccaccaccagaccgAAGGTCACCACCAAAAAACCCGTGACCCGGGTCACGACCAAGGCTCCCAACAAGAAGACATCCACCGTCAGCAGCACCACCCGCAAGCCCGTAACCCGTCGCACCACCGTGGCCGCCAAGGTAACCACCACCACCCGGAAGCCGGCGACCAAGAAGCCAACCCGTCGCGTGAGCAGCACCGTGAAGACCACCACCGTGAGCTCGGCCAGACCGGCGGCCGATGAGATCGTGGACGAGGAGGACGAAGAGGACGTCAACCCGAACCCCAGCGACAACGAGGTCGACCAGGGCGCCACCCTGAGTTCCTACGGCGGAGCCAACGGCCGGAAGATTC ACTCGACTTCTCGAACACTCCCCACTCCTAACCTCGCATTTCACTCCCCATCAACAGAGTGCGGTGTGCGGCCCCATGTCAAGTCCGGCCGCATCGTCGGCGGCAAGGGCTCCACTTTCGGCGCCTTCCCCTGGCAGGTCCTCGTCCGGGAGTCCACCTGGCTGGGCCTGTTCACCAAGAACAAGTGCGGCGGCGTCCTCATCACCAGCCGCTACGTCATCACCGCCGCCCATTGTCAGCCCGG TTTCCTGGCCTCGCTGGTGGCCGTCATGGGTGAATTCGACATCTCCGGCGACCTGGAGAGCAAGCGCTCTGTGACAAAGAATGTGAAGCGTGTCATCGTCCACCGGCAATACGATCCGGCCACCTTCGAAAATGATCTGGCCCTGCTGGAATTGGACACTCCAGTGCAGTTTGATACCCATATAG TGCCCATTTGCATGCCCAATGATGTGGCGGACTTCACTGGACGCATGGCCACCGTGACCGGCTGGGGTCGCCTCAAGTACGGCGGAGGAGTGCCCTCCGTTCTGCAGGAGGTGCAG GTGCCGATTATCGAGAACAGCGTTTGCCAGGAAATGTTCCACACTGCTGGCCACAACAAGAAGATTCTCACCTCCTTCCTGTGCGCCGGATATGCCAATGGCCAAAAGGACTCTTGCGAG GGTGACAGTGGCGGTCCGCTGGTGCTGCAGCGACCCGACGGGCGCTACGAGTTGGCCGGAACCGTTTCCCACGGCATCAAGTGTGCGGCGCCGTATCTGCCCGGCGTCTATATGCGCACCACCTTCTACAAGCCGTGGCTGCGCAGCATAACGGGCGTGAAATAA